TCGCCTTCCACGGCAAACTGCTCGGTGCCGGCAGCCTCACCGCCTCCCCGGAGATCCACTTCGAGTACCCGCGGCTGCCGGGCACGGACTCCTTCGCGTACGGGGACATCGAGTCCTTCCGGCTCGCCCTGGAGCGCCACACGGACGGGCGCGGCCACAGCGACGTCTACTCGGTGGTGCTGGAACCGTTCAGCGCCTCCAGCCTGCGCGAGTGCTCCGCCGAGTTCCTGCACGAGGTACGGCGTCTGTGCACCGAGCTGGACATCGTGCTGGTCTTCGACGAGGTGTACACGGGCTGGGGCAGGACCGGCGAACTCTTCCACTTCATGCGCCACCCGGGCCTGGTCCCCGACGTGGTGACGACGTCGAAGTCCTTCGGCGGCGGCAAGTCCTCCATCTCCGGGTACATCGCGCGGGAACCGGTCTTCCGCCGGGCCTACGACAATCTGCGCGACGCCACACTGCACAGCACCACCTACTACGGCTTCGGCGAGGAGACGGCCACAGCCCTGGAAGCGGTGGCGATCGCCGTCGAGGAGGACTTCCCCGGGCGCGCCCGCAAGCTCGGTGAGATCCTCGCGCCGGGCCTCGCCGGGCTTGCCGCCCGCCACCCGAGGACGGTCGCCGGCACGGCCGGCCGGGGCGCGCTGCACGGCCTGTACCTGCGCCAGGGCCGCAGCCTGCCCTCGGCCGTGCGCGACCTCGTCCCGGTCAGACTGGCCAAGGACCCGCAGGTCTACGCCAAGCTGCTCACCGGCGCGGTGATCGCCGCGCTCTACCGGGACCACGACATCCTCACCTTCTTCGGCTCCAACCAGAGCATCGCGCTGATCGTGGCGCCCCCGCTGGTGGCCGGCGAGGAGGAGGCGCGGATCTTCCTGGACGCCCTCGACGCGGTGCTGGACCGGGGCGCGCCACGGCTGCTCGCGGACTTCGTCCGGGAGAAGGCGACCGCGGGCAGGGGCCCGCGATGAGGCCCGCACCGAAGGTGCTGCGCGCCTGCCTGCGCTCCAGCGGTCTGCGCTCGTACTGGCTGCGGCAGTACCCCTGTCTGCGCGACCCCGCCGCCCGCGCCGGCGCCGAGGCACATGTGCTGGGCACCCTGCGGACACTGCCGGTG
The DNA window shown above is from Streptomyces sp. NBC_01451 and carries:
- a CDS encoding aspartate aminotransferase family protein; the encoded protein is MPDLLTLDQAERLGIDQVHDLYGRYVSRSQVSLIGTFGFGRDLVESAEGAWIHLRDGRRILDFTGGVGVLNHGHNHPRILKARDRFRAERRMEVHKNYLSPYVAALGHNLAALLPGDLNISYFPNSGAEAVEGAVKLAYKYHGGRRGTVLHTDIAFHGKLLGAGSLTASPEIHFEYPRLPGTDSFAYGDIESFRLALERHTDGRGHSDVYSVVLEPFSASSLRECSAEFLHEVRRLCTELDIVLVFDEVYTGWGRTGELFHFMRHPGLVPDVVTTSKSFGGGKSSISGYIAREPVFRRAYDNLRDATLHSTTYYGFGEETATALEAVAIAVEEDFPGRARKLGEILAPGLAGLAARHPRTVAGTAGRGALHGLYLRQGRSLPSAVRDLVPVRLAKDPQVYAKLLTGAVIAALYRDHDILTFFGSNQSIALIVAPPLVAGEEEARIFLDALDAVLDRGAPRLLADFVREKATAGRGPR